From a region of the Penaeus vannamei isolate JL-2024 chromosome 2, ASM4276789v1, whole genome shotgun sequence genome:
- the LOC138865284 gene encoding shematrin-like protein 2 translates to MNKVVPRRGSPGSASWERVIILGSWFGGLGLGVLLWGLGSGVGLWGLGLGILLWGLGLGVLLWGLGLGVLLWGLGSGVGLWGLGLGAWVGGLRRVLGLVVLLWGLGLGACIGGVDLGSYFGVLVWGSNFGVLVWSLGLGVGIWGSWFGGLTLGSWFGSLTLGSWIGGLIWGLGLGSDLVWVLVWGLTLGVGLWGLGLGSYFGSWIGGLTLGSWFGVLLWGLGLGGVLVWGLTLGSWFGGLTLGVLVWGLTFGSWFGDFTTGV, encoded by the coding sequence ATGAACAAGGTGGTGCCGCGTAGGGGGTCCCCTGGCTCGGCGTCCTGGGAGAGAGTTATTATCTTGGGGTCTTGGTTTGGGGGTCTTGGTTTGGGGGTCTTACTTTGGGGTCTTGGTTCGGGGGTCGGACTTTGGGGTCTTGGTTTGGGGATCTTACTTTGGGGTCTTGGTTTGGGGGTCTTACTTTGGGGTCTTGGTTTGGGGGTCTTACTTTGGGGTCTTGGTTCGGGGGTCGGACTTTGGGGTCTTGGGTTGGGGGCTTGGGTTGGGGGCTTACGTCGGGTTCTTGGTTTGGTAGTCTTACTTTGGGGTCTTGGTTTGGGGGCTTGCATTGGGGGTGTTGATTTGGGGTCTTATTTTGGGGTCTTGGTTTGGGGGTCGAACTTTGGGGTCTTGGTTTGGAGTCTTGGTTTGGGGGTCGGAATTTGGGGGTCTTGGTTTGGTGGTCTTACTTTGGGGTCTTGGTTTGGGAGTCTTACTTTGGGGTCTTGGATTGGGGGTCTTATTTGGGGTCTTGGTTTGGGGTCGGACTTGGTTTGGGTCTTGGTTTGGGGTCTTACTTTGGGGGTCGGACTTTGGGGTCTTGGTTTGGGGTCTTACTTTGGGTCTTGGATTGGGGGTCTTACTTTGGGGTCTTGGTTTGGGGTCTTACTTTGGGGTCTTGGATTGGGTGGGGTCTTGGTTTGGGGTCTTACTTTGGGGTCTTGGTTTGGGGGTTTAACTTTGGGGGTCTTGGTTTGGGGTCTTACTTTCGGGTCTTGGTTTGGGGATTTTACTACGGGGGTCTGA
- the LOC138865285 gene encoding uncharacterized protein, whose amino-acid sequence MSIAAVDIAHMCIAAVDIAHMCIAAVDIAHMCIAAVDIAHMCIAAVDIAHMSIAAVDIAHMCIAAVDIAHMSIAAVDIAHMCIAAVDIAHMCIAAVDIAHMCIAAVDIAHMCIAAVDIAHMCIAAVDIAHMCIAAGDIAHMCIAAGDIAHMCIAAVDIAHMCIAAVDIAHMCIAAGDIAHMCIAAVDIAHMCIAAGDIAHMCIAAVDIAHMSVDIAHMCIAAVDIAHMCIAAGDIAHMCIAAVDIAHMCIAAVDIAHMCIAAVDIAHMCIAAVDIAHMCIAAGDIAHMCIAAVDIAHMCIAAVDIAHMCIAAGDIAHMSVDIAFTDIIEMDIAAVDIVNEAITAVDIAAVDIAAVDIVDIDTAAVDIAAMDIALTDIIEVAIASVDI is encoded by the exons ATGTCTATTGCAGCTGTGGATATTGCACACATGTGTATTGCAGCTGTGGATATTGCACACATGTGTATTGCAGCTGTGGATATTGCACACATGTGTATTGCAGCTGTGGATATTGCACACATGTGTATTGCAGCTGTGGATATTGCACACATGTCTATTGCAGCTGTGGATATTGCACACATGTGTATTGCAGCTGTGGATATTGCACACATGTCTATTGCAGCTGTGGATATTGCACACATGTGTATTGCAGCTGTGGATATTGCACACATGTGTATTGCAGCTGTGGATATTGCACACATGTGCATTGCAGCTGTGGATATTGCACACATGTGTATTGCAGCTGTGGATATTGCACACATGTGTATTGCAGCTGTGGATATTGCACACATGTGTATTGCAGCTGGGGATATTGCACACATGTGTATTGCAGCTGGGGATATTGCACACATGTGTATTGCAGCTGTGGATATTGCACACATGTGTATTGCAGCTGTGGATATTGCACACATGTGTATTGCAGCTGGGGATATTGCACACATGTGTATTGCAGCTGTGGATATTGCACACATGTGTATTGCAGCTGGGGATATTGCACACATGTGTATTGCAGCTGTGGATATTGCACACATGT CTGTGGATATTGCACACATGTGTATTGCAGCTGTGGATATTGCACACATGTGTATTGCAGCTGGGGATATTGCACACATGTGTATTGCAGCTGTGGATATTGCACACATGTGTATTGCAGCTGTGGATATTGCACACATGTGTATTGCAGCTGTGGATATTGCACACATGTGTATTGCAGCTGTGGATATTGCACACATGTGTATTGCAGCTGGGGATATTGCACACATGTGTATTGCAGCTGTGGATATTGCACACATGTGTATTGCAGCTGTGGATATTGCACACATGTGTATTGCAGCTGGGGATATTGCACACATGT CCGTGGATATTGCATTCACAGATATTATAGAAATGGATATTGCAGCCGTGGATATTGTAAATGAGGCCATTACAGCCGTGGATATTGCAGCTGTGGATATTGCGGCCGTGGATATTGTGGATATAGATACTGCAGCCGTGGATATAGCAGCTATGGATATTGCACTAACAGATATTATAGAAGTGGCTATTGCATCCGTGGATATTTAA